The Streptomyces sp. RKND-216 genomic sequence TCCACGTAGAGCCGGTCGATCTCGCCGTCGAAGGTGTTCTCGACGCCGGTGCAGCGCTGGTCGAGTCCCACATTGCCCTGCTCGTGGACCACGCACAGAGCCCGCTCACGGCCGCGGGCGTTCAGCTCCTCGCCGACCGCCTCGCCGGCGACGACCTCGTCCTGACCGATGTGGGTGAGGGCGCCGAACTCCTCGTACCGGTCCTGCCCGGAGTTGATGGTGATCACCGGTATGCCGGCCTTCGTGGCCCGGCGCACGACGTCCTTCATCGCCTCCGGTTTGGCGAGGGTGACGATCAGGCCGTCCACCCGCTTGTCGACCATGGACTTCACCAGCTGCGCCTGGCGGCCGGCGTCCTTGTCGTGGGCGTAGAGGAACTCGATGTTGTCCTTGCGGGCGGCCATCTCGGCGCCGTTCTGCACGATGTCCCAGAAGGTGTCGCCGTCACCGGAGTGGGTCACCATGGCGACCTTCCAACGCGGCGTGTTCACGGCGGACCCGCCGCCCTCCAGGGCCTGCTCCCGCCGTTCCTCCGCCTGCTTGCCGCCCGTGCTGCTGCACCCGGCGAGTCCTGCGACGACGACGGCCGCCATGGCCGCTCCGGCGACCCGGGCCCACCCGGCACGCCTGCGGCGGCGCTGCTCCACCCTGGACACGCGTAGATCCACCTCCTGTGACCTGGTCCGCGGGCCGTGGGGGGCGCCCGGCGGACTTCCCGGCAAGTATCGGCCACCGGTGCCCGGCGGGCGGACACCGGGTCCTGCGCCCGTACACTCCAGCGGCAGCCGACCGTCCCGTCAATGGTCCGGGCGGGCCGGGCTCGGACCGGCCACGGCAGCGAACGGCACACCGGTGCCGGGGCACCGGTTCCGGGGAGTCGCGGCCTCGGGCGGCGCGGGCCCTCAGGCCGAGCGGCTCACGAGCTGGAAGAGGCGGGCCGTGTGCACGTAGGGGTCGCGGTCGGTGAGCGCCAGTTCGAGGGCTTCCAGACCGGCGTAGAAGCCGGGCTCCCGCTTGCGGTCATCGTCGGTGATGTGGTCGGCGACCGTACGGATGCCGTAGTGGGCGGG encodes the following:
- a CDS encoding sugar ABC transporter substrate-binding protein, producing the protein MAAVVVAGLAGCSSTGGKQAEERREQALEGGGSAVNTPRWKVAMVTHSGDGDTFWDIVQNGAEMAARKDNIEFLYAHDKDAGRQAQLVKSMVDKRVDGLIVTLAKPEAMKDVVRRATKAGIPVITINSGQDRYEEFGALTHIGQDEVVAGEAVGEELNARGRERALCVVHEQGNVGLDQRCTGVENTFDGEIDRLYVEGTNMPSVESSISAKLQSDEKIDSVVALGAPFAATAAKSIDQTGSKAEVATFDLNAQVVDGLKDGTIRFAVDQQPYLQGYEAVDLMWLRLYNDDVLGGGRPVLTGPQIVTPEDVPELEKYTKRGTR